From Neospora caninum Liverpool complete genome, chromosome VIII, a single genomic window includes:
- a CDS encoding putative importin, giving the protein MSGAAAPHPAMADLQRQLEQLLLASLDPAQVKPASEQLRALLQQEHEAQRRLAYLLLAKQIVDGCQEEVRQLSAVLLRRKISKAMAVFDENQQKEFITSLVARFSQEPSASVRRAVVHLLAAILRLATLQEAKRRELFSALSHMAMQNPSGADPQQLQQQVAAVSTFVAVAEACPDELADYFDEFLAVFRHAFTCAAAGNELGTSALKGLRSLAEFAEEPDQQKKICALVPNVMQIIAAAVQANEEDVATTGIQLIDDLLSNDNLAMKDAELLAVLDFLLKTVASRSDVDAGIRQQALSCIQWAAKQKPRVLCKSPTAVPAILDVLVAMGAEPDIQGGGPEDFEEDELTPHRIAAQCVDALAISLPSKYVFQPMLDRLTPFTQSPDVLKKRAALVLLGIMSEGCEGVMRRKMKFFLPFVLESLRDQQPIIAASACICFGQFAEYLQPEIMMFQREALELLLLLLDNPSALVQQKACYALGVLFENMEAQDLEPVASEVVQRLVRTLHQTSCDKVREVCISAIGSAAAASGNGEDAPSTGPRAFDAFAPELFSLIGQIIKMPTGDTDSQNAGQAVCSPTTKARAIGVVGGLVQGTSEAAYAQELPGLMRLIMEQMVIDASKDDDTGYAHDIRDEAFSCFSDVCVAMKDKFVVFLEDVMVRVFASLFSDEGLLHEEEKARHGAAAQLLDELDDEDDSDERLRNIRIRDGFLDELESAALCLKTLWEHCGAHCMKYIAKTKEAIELLQGHFHEAARQQCCYLIKAVVTAAHATFTGAPVKKESPKFALNPNVHTLWSEQLWPSLRKLLEEDEDNETVGDACVALGTLAEDVGPAVFFSREMNEEVVKQLLLLLKKKHPCQVIQDVDEDDDSRQEEEYLFEGISVLICGMAYAASAGSRQALQGPAAAGSLAAVCNRQTFAAVYQKIHPHLLDLATHRQSSAYAASGLGCLAEVFLAMQEDAAVYAADAKFLQAVLKGVQQDDNEDYRRNACFCLGVVYEVASAQPSVNAKTAEFLAALHSIFRSREVSEKTQGSASFPCPFCSSSLACGALAALSSALQEDLNKSEQLTLDNAAAAVARIILHPPASPLPLEHLVPALLVSMPLQEDHEESEVMLEAALKLADNAATQPLIVQHIQKFLVGVILETAHPLSAKRVKPEVQEKVIVMLRQLLTNPSLPPSTLQGVKEAVASKPFALEFINTKF; this is encoded by the exons ATGTCTGGAGCCGCGGCACCCCACCCCGCCATGGCGGACCTCCAGCGTCAACTGGAACAACTGTTGCTCGCGTCGCTGGATCCCGCGCAGGTGAAGCCGGCGAGTGAGCAGCTGCGGGCGTTGCTCCAGCAGGAACacgaggcgcagcggcgcctgGCGTATCTTCTGCTCGCGAAACAGATCGTCGACGGCTGCCAAGAGGAAGTGAGACAGCTGTCCGCGGTCCTCCTGCGCCGGAAAATCTCCAAGGCGATGGCCGTCTTCGACGAGAACCAACAG AAGGAGTTTATCACCTCCCTCGTGGCGCGTTTTTCGCAAGAGCCTTCCGCGTCCGTgcgccgcgccgtcgtccACCTGCTCGCCGCGATTCTTCGCCTGGCGACTCTgcaagaggcgaagcgccgcgaGTTGTTTTCGGCGCTTTCTCACATGGCCATGCAAAATCCTTCGGGCGCGGATCCGCAGCAACTCCAGCAGCAagtcgccgctgtctccaccttcgtcgccgtcgccgaggcGTGCCCCGACGAGCTTGCTGATTATTTCGATGAATTCCTCGCGGTCTTCCGACACG CCTTCACATGCGCCGCGGCTGGAAACGAGCTCGGCACGTCGGCTCTGAAAGGCCTCCGTTCGCTCGCTGAGTTCGCTGAAGAGCCGGACCAACAAAAGAAG ATCTGCGCTCTGGTGCCGAACGTCATGCAAATCATCGCCGCCGCAGTCCAGgcaaacgaagaggacgTGGCTACCACTGGAATTCAGCTCATCGACGACCTT CTGAGCAACGACAACTTGGCTATGAAGGATGCTGaacttctcgccgtcttggACTTTCTTCTCAAGACGGTGGCGAGCCGAAGCGACGTCGATGCCGGAATCCGGCAGCAGGCGTTGTCCTGCATTCAGTGGGCGGCAAAGCAAAAGCCGAGAG TTCTCTGCAAGAGCCCGACGGCCGTTCCGGCCATCCTGGACGTCCTCGTGGCCATGGGGGCTGAGCCTGACATCCAGGGCGGAGGCCCAGAAGACTTTGAAGAGGACGAGTTGACTCCCCACCGCATCGCGGCGCAGTGCGTCGACGCCCTGGCGATTTCCCTCCCCTCCAAGTACGTCTTCCAGCCCATGCTCGATCGGCTGACGCCGTTCACGCAGTCCCCGGACGTTCTGAAGAAGCGCGCAGCTTTGGTCCTTCTTGGCATCATGAGCGAGGGCTGCGAAGGCGTCATGCGCAGAAAAATGAagttctttctccctttcgtccTGGAGTCGCTGAGAGACCAGCAACCCATCATCGCAGCGTCCGCTTGCATCTGCTTCGGACAGTTTGCAG AGTATCTCCAACCTGAAATCATGATGTTCCAGCGAGAAGCTCTAgagctccttcttcttcttcttgatAACCCGAGCGCTCTCGTCCAGCAGAAGGCGTGCTACG CCTTGGGCGTTCTCTTCGAGAATATGGAGGCGCAGGATCTCGAGCCCGTGGCCAGCGAGGTCGTCCAGCGTCTCGTCCGCACGCTTCATCAGA CGTCGTGCGACAAAGTTCGGGAAGTGTGCATTTCGGCGATCGGTtcggcagcggcggcgagcggcaacggggaagacgcgcccTCGACTGGGCCGCGCGCGttcgacgccttcgcgccgGAACTGTTTTCCTTGATTGGCCAGATCATCAAAATGCCGACTGGGGACACCGACAGCCAAAACGCGGGCCAGGCTGTCTGTTCGCCGACGACAAAGGCTCGGGCCATAGGCGTCGTCGGCGGCCTCGTTCAGGGGACCAGCGAGGCAGCTTACGCGCAGGAGCTTCCGGGTCTGATGCGCCTCATCATGGAGCAGATGGTCATCGACGCCTCGAAGGATGACGACACTGGATATGCCCACGACATCCGCGACGAGGCCTTCTCGTGCTTCAGTGACGTCTGTGTAGCCATGAAAGACAAattcgtcgtcttcctcgag GATGTCATGGTTCGCGTGTTCGCCTCGCTGTTTAGCGACGAAGGCCTGCtgcacgaggaagagaaagcgcgccATGGGGCCGCCGCCCAGCTCCTGGACGAAttggacgacgaagacgataGCGATGAGAGACTGCGAAACATCCGCATTCGCGACGGCTTCCTCGACGAGCTCGAATCCGCTGCGCTTTGCCTCAAGACGCTGTGGGAACACTGTGGGGCTCACTGCATGAAATACATCGCCAA AACAAAAGAAGCCATTGAACTTCTTCAGGGACACTTCCacgaagcagcgagacagcagTGCTGCTACTTGATCAAGGCGGTCGTCACGGCGGCGCACGCGACCTTCACGGGAGCGCCTGTGAAAAAAGAGAGCCCAAAATTCGCTCTCAACCCCAACGTACATACCCTCTGGAGTGAGCAGCTCTGGCCGTCTCTCCGGAAACTCCTGGAAGAG GACGAAGACAACGAGACCGTGGGAGACGCGTGCGTCGCTTTGGGGACACTGGCTGAGGACGTGGGCcccgctgtcttcttctcccgagAGATGAACGAAGAAGTCGTCAAGCAGCTGTTGCTCCTTCTTAAGAAGAAGCATCCGTGCCAGGTCATCCAGGACGTCGACGAG GACGACGATTCCCGTCAGGAAGAAGAATATCTCTTTGAAGGCATTTCGGTCCTGATATGCGGGATGGCGTACGCGGCATCCGCCGGTTCGCGCCAGGCCTTGCAGGGCCCCGCGGCCGCCGgcagcctcgccgccgtGTGCAACCGACAAACCTTTGCGGCTGTCTACCAGAAGATCCATCCTCATCTTCTGGATCTCGCGACTCACCGCCAGTCGTCAGCCTACGCCGCCAGTGGCCTAGGGTGTCTCGCAGAA GTTTTCCTGGCTATgcaagaagacgcagccgtgtacgcggcagacgcgaagTTCCTCCAAGCTGTCCTCAAGGGCGTTCAACAAGACGACAACGAGGATTACCGCCGGAATGcttgcttctgcctcggcgttGTCTACGAG GTGGCATCCGCGCAGCCTTCCGTTAACGCAAAGACCGCAGAGTTCCTCGCGGCTCTGCATTCGATCTTCCGCAGTCGCGAGGTGAGCGAGAAAACACAAGGGAGCGCGTCCTTCCCCTGTCCGttctgctcgtcttctctcgcctgcggagCGCTGGCGGCGCTCTCGTCCGCTTTGCAAGAG GATTTGAACAAGTCGGAGCAATTGACCCTGGACaacgccgccgccgctgtggCGCGAATTATCCTTCACccccctgcgtcgccgctgcctctcgaACACCTCGTGcctgctctcctcgtttccatGCCGCTGCAAGAAGACCACGAGGAGTCGGAAGTGATGCTGGAAGCCGCTCTTAAACTTGCTGACAATGCCGCGACGCAGCCCCTCATTGTTCAACACATCCAAAAATTCCTGGTG GGAGTGATTCTCGAGACTGCCCATCCGCTGAGTGCGAAGCGCGTGAAACCAGAGGTGCAAGAGAAAGTGATTGTCATGCTTCGCCAGCTGCTGACGAATCCGTCGCTGCCGCCGTCGACGCTCCAGGGAGTCAAGGAGGCTGTGGCGTCCAAGCCGTTCGCCCTCGAGTTTATCAACACCAAGTTCTAG